A genomic stretch from Caldalkalibacillus salinus includes:
- a CDS encoding 1,4-dihydroxy-6-naphthoate synthase → MKISFSPCPNDTFIFHAAVNGIISDAPELDVTYADIDITNHLAAQPDGPDILKVSYAALPWIQPDYALLPCGGALGRGCGPMILVNQEESTQLDPRKLSGKVVAVPSERSTAYLLFRLWSAQNVPNGIGEIVVLPFHDIMPAVRDGKVDAGLVIHEARFTYPDYGLGCLVDLGHWWETDTGLPIPLGAIIAKRSLDIDATIHWIRQSLEYAWKHPQVSQDYVLEHAQEMSPEVAQSHIDLYVNGFSRDLGEEGYHAVHALLTRAAQENIVPPIDVEALRWDRS, encoded by the coding sequence ATGAAAATATCATTTTCTCCTTGCCCGAACGATACATTCATTTTTCATGCCGCTGTAAATGGCATCATTTCCGATGCGCCAGAATTAGACGTGACATATGCGGACATCGATATCACCAATCATTTGGCCGCTCAGCCTGACGGTCCCGATATACTAAAAGTGTCCTACGCTGCGCTACCTTGGATACAACCAGACTATGCTCTACTCCCTTGCGGTGGCGCACTGGGGAGGGGGTGCGGGCCCATGATTTTAGTGAATCAAGAGGAGTCGACCCAGTTAGATCCACGGAAGCTAAGTGGCAAAGTCGTGGCTGTGCCTAGTGAACGTTCAACCGCTTATCTTCTGTTTCGCCTTTGGTCTGCGCAGAACGTGCCTAACGGTATAGGAGAGATTGTGGTTCTTCCGTTCCACGACATTATGCCTGCGGTTAGAGATGGTAAAGTAGACGCAGGCTTGGTTATTCATGAGGCACGTTTCACTTATCCTGATTATGGACTAGGATGCCTCGTCGATTTGGGACATTGGTGGGAAACCGATACAGGTTTACCTATACCGCTCGGTGCCATCATAGCTAAGCGTTCGCTAGATATAGACGCTACGATTCATTGGATTCGACAGTCTCTAGAATACGCCTGGAAGCATCCTCAAGTGTCTCAAGATTACGTCCTTGAACATGCCCAAGAAATGTCTCCAGAAGTGGCTCAGTCACATATTGATTTGTATGTCAACGGGTTTTCACGCGACCTAGGTGAGGAAGGTTATCATGCTGTACACGCCCTATTAACGAGAGCAGCTCAAGAAAACATTGTACCCCCAATCGATGTTGAGGCTTTACGCTGGGATCGGTCATAA
- a CDS encoding electron transport protein, whose translation MKKWLYLGSGLLLLLILIGVLSFQHLQFTYGYIPDRSNVMDGGVYSIQQKDWSSPAYDLWGTYFSPAQAKEMLNTDEGKHLLSAENGAVKIDQALLKLGREAFYQETFGNEVFLTDIMGVLDGPLKPRSFIQAIMDLQGEGTTNLRVPLAEDITIGGREYKKGEKVDTGLDVPKGAYTPLGMPVSVSDGRLRVGISCAACHASVDPVTKEVVEGAPNLDINTGLIMALASNSAAYFTNTDIEQLERYIQNVERTVETTDGKREVLPDPDALEKAVDETLVKWPKGNFDSTIDLVSNPTQIPDSFTFMDHPYGWSGFAFLGPFKGLSSLNNNVHAQNSDSLGQIEQSDDLFNIDREVYIATILQRAANPSFRYDPASNQKPSEFFASVDPTPGMPGVNEMVKPTSFPRISLFTPNGTIVGTKGHHVGEEINAMSAWQNTLRPPQPPMEVDEEKVKSGRDVFERAGCMTCHAGDYFTNHQVLPVEEIQTEPSRAKAFKDTEPHMVESYTYTPDTPIPVPEDAKKIKVPMKDTSEAQARLALAHGDTEGGYKVKGLVGLYWTPPYLHDGGVAVGEDIYEDLGLPGTLLKGQSPDPKNSLRAIVDRELRAKVIEANQKSQQLEDVHVTGEGHEYWVDTDAGFTADEQEALIHYLLTQTSSFPSPAD comes from the coding sequence ATGAAAAAATGGCTCTATTTAGGAAGTGGGTTGCTATTGTTGCTAATACTGATAGGCGTCCTTTCCTTTCAACATTTACAATTCACTTACGGCTATATACCGGATCGTAGTAATGTCATGGATGGCGGTGTATATAGCATACAACAAAAGGATTGGTCTTCACCCGCGTATGACCTATGGGGAACCTACTTCTCCCCTGCCCAAGCAAAAGAGATGCTGAACACCGATGAAGGCAAGCATCTTTTATCTGCCGAAAACGGTGCCGTTAAGATAGATCAGGCCTTGCTCAAGCTAGGTAGAGAGGCTTTCTATCAGGAGACGTTCGGGAACGAAGTCTTTCTAACCGACATTATGGGTGTGCTAGACGGTCCCTTGAAGCCAAGATCGTTTATACAAGCGATTATGGACCTCCAAGGAGAGGGAACAACGAATCTGAGAGTCCCTTTAGCAGAAGACATCACCATAGGAGGACGTGAATATAAGAAAGGAGAAAAAGTTGACACAGGTCTCGACGTACCTAAAGGAGCTTATACACCGCTTGGGATGCCGGTTTCAGTATCTGACGGACGCCTCCGTGTAGGCATTAGCTGTGCAGCCTGCCATGCGAGTGTTGACCCTGTGACCAAAGAGGTGGTTGAAGGGGCACCTAACCTTGACATTAACACCGGTCTCATTATGGCTCTAGCTTCAAACTCAGCCGCTTACTTTACAAACACGGACATCGAACAATTAGAACGTTATATTCAGAACGTTGAACGTACAGTCGAAACCACCGACGGTAAGCGTGAAGTGTTGCCGGATCCGGATGCGTTAGAAAAAGCAGTAGATGAAACGCTGGTTAAGTGGCCCAAAGGAAACTTTGATTCAACAATTGATCTCGTCAGTAATCCTACGCAGATACCAGACTCGTTCACCTTTATGGACCACCCGTACGGTTGGAGTGGGTTCGCTTTCTTAGGCCCTTTTAAAGGATTAAGCTCACTCAATAATAATGTCCATGCACAAAACTCAGACTCTCTTGGCCAGATAGAACAAAGCGATGACTTATTTAATATTGACCGAGAAGTGTACATCGCCACTATTTTACAACGGGCGGCTAATCCGTCGTTCAGATATGACCCAGCATCAAATCAAAAACCGTCAGAGTTCTTTGCTTCTGTGGACCCTACACCAGGTATGCCCGGCGTAAATGAAATGGTCAAGCCGACATCCTTCCCTAGGATTTCTTTGTTCACCCCAAACGGCACCATCGTGGGCACTAAGGGGCATCACGTAGGGGAGGAAATCAATGCGATGTCTGCTTGGCAAAACACGCTTAGACCGCCTCAACCACCGATGGAGGTGGACGAAGAGAAAGTCAAAAGTGGCCGTGACGTTTTTGAACGGGCCGGGTGTATGACTTGTCACGCAGGTGATTACTTTACCAATCATCAAGTACTTCCTGTTGAAGAGATCCAAACCGAACCATCTCGGGCTAAAGCTTTTAAAGATACAGAACCTCACATGGTAGAATCCTATACTTATACACCGGATACCCCTATCCCTGTTCCTGAGGATGCCAAAAAAATAAAGGTTCCTATGAAGGATACTAGCGAAGCTCAAGCTCGATTAGCTCTCGCTCACGGGGACACTGAGGGTGGTTATAAAGTAAAAGGACTTGTGGGGCTCTATTGGACCCCTCCCTATCTACATGACGGTGGTGTAGCGGTCGGTGAGGATATTTATGAAGACTTGGGACTCCCTGGTACATTATTAAAAGGGCAGTCACCCGACCCTAAAAATAGTCTGCGGGCGATCGTTGACCGTGAGTTAAGGGCTAAAGTTATTGAAGCAAACCAGAAGTCACAACAGTTAGAGGATGTTCATGTGACGGGAGAAGGACATGAGTATTGGGTAGATACAGATGCGGGGTTCACAGCGGATGAACAAGAAGCGCTGATCCATTACCTCCTGACACAAACCTCTTCCTTTCCTAGCCCCGCAGACTAG
- the pckA gene encoding phosphoenolpyruvate carboxykinase (ATP) codes for MNLSTASLIEHSLQRYEGVLTSTGALRAVTGKYTGRSPKDKFIVQEASSSTQIEWGPVNQPITPEVFDRLYFKVAQYLKTKERYVFHGYAGADERHRLPIRVINELAWHNLFAKQLFVRPTTDLTSQEKQETFTIVSAPGFKADPSIDGTHSEAFIMIHFGRRIVLIGGTEYAGEMKKSIFSVMNYILPQRDVLSMHCSANVGEMGDVALFFGLSGTGKTTLSADPDRLLIGDDEHGWSEHGIFNIEGGCYAKCIGLSAKKEPQIWNAIRFGTVLENVVLDEETRTPQYDNNDYTENTRAAYPLYHIPESKRPSVAGHPNVIIFLTADAFGVLPPISKLTKEQAMYHFLSGYTSKLAGTERGVTEPEATFSTCFGAPFLPLSPHVYAEMLGQRMEKHQTEVYLVNTGWTGGPYSVGERMNLPYTRAMVTAALNGELRDIETEQMDIFGLHIPTQCKGVPTDILFPWKTWQDKQAYEKKATELATRFKENFAKFKGVSHDILQAGPSI; via the coding sequence ATGAATTTGAGTACGGCGTCATTAATTGAACATAGTTTACAACGTTATGAGGGAGTTTTAACCTCTACCGGCGCGCTGCGGGCGGTTACTGGCAAATATACTGGACGTTCTCCCAAGGATAAATTTATCGTTCAAGAGGCATCTTCCTCTACACAAATAGAGTGGGGACCTGTGAACCAGCCCATCACACCCGAAGTATTTGACCGCTTATACTTTAAGGTCGCACAGTATTTAAAGACAAAAGAACGATATGTTTTTCATGGCTATGCTGGCGCAGATGAACGCCATCGTTTACCGATTCGTGTGATTAACGAATTGGCTTGGCACAACTTATTTGCTAAGCAGTTGTTTGTACGTCCTACAACTGACCTTACTTCACAAGAAAAACAGGAGACTTTCACGATCGTTTCTGCTCCGGGCTTCAAGGCTGACCCTAGCATTGATGGTACGCATTCCGAAGCGTTTATTATGATTCATTTTGGACGACGTATCGTCCTCATTGGAGGCACAGAGTACGCCGGAGAAATGAAGAAATCAATATTCAGTGTGATGAATTATATCCTCCCACAACGAGATGTTTTATCTATGCACTGTTCTGCCAATGTCGGTGAGATGGGAGATGTGGCTTTGTTTTTTGGATTGTCTGGTACCGGCAAAACCACCTTATCGGCAGACCCTGACCGTTTGCTCATTGGTGACGATGAACACGGTTGGTCCGAACATGGTATATTCAATATTGAAGGGGGCTGCTACGCGAAATGTATTGGTCTATCGGCCAAAAAGGAGCCCCAAATATGGAACGCCATCCGTTTTGGCACTGTTTTAGAAAATGTTGTCTTGGATGAAGAAACACGCACACCACAATATGATAACAACGACTACACAGAAAACACGCGTGCGGCCTATCCTTTATATCACATACCAGAGTCTAAACGTCCAAGTGTAGCTGGTCATCCAAACGTCATTATATTCCTAACGGCTGATGCTTTCGGCGTTCTCCCCCCCATTTCAAAACTAACAAAGGAGCAGGCCATGTATCATTTTCTGTCTGGTTATACGAGTAAATTAGCGGGTACTGAACGGGGCGTAACAGAACCAGAAGCCACTTTTTCAACTTGCTTCGGGGCACCGTTCTTACCATTGTCTCCTCATGTCTATGCTGAGATGCTTGGACAACGCATGGAAAAGCACCAAACAGAGGTCTACTTAGTGAATACAGGCTGGACGGGAGGCCCTTACAGTGTTGGAGAAAGAATGAACCTGCCATATACGAGAGCCATGGTCACCGCGGCTCTGAATGGTGAGTTAAGAGACATTGAAACGGAGCAAATGGACATATTCGGTTTACACATTCCGACGCAATGTAAAGGCGTACCCACTGATATCCTTTTTCCGTGGAAAACTTGGCAGGACAAACAGGCATACGAAAAGAAAGCGACTGAGTTGGCTACTAGATTTAAAGAGAACTTTGCCAAATTCAAAGGTGTCTCTCACGACATCCTGCAGGCAGGGCCTTCAATATAG
- a CDS encoding sigma factor-like helix-turn-helix DNA-binding protein: MTVLAKNKTSRYREIEYHLRQFRQYKVGMSNLKSQVELILPRTTSSYEKREGQHHVNWSRSSTEDCVMERLESQKVKALEQEIQKYQIIVHSIEQSLKELDEMERQFVQYRYFQRWTIRKISLELGYSESSVHALRRQLLNKLDISLKGILSL; the protein is encoded by the coding sequence ATGACTGTGTTAGCCAAAAATAAGACAAGCAGGTATAGGGAGATTGAGTATCACTTAAGACAATTTAGGCAGTACAAGGTCGGGATGTCCAATCTAAAAAGTCAAGTAGAACTGATTCTACCTCGAACCACATCTTCTTATGAAAAGCGTGAAGGGCAACACCATGTCAATTGGTCAAGGAGTTCAACGGAAGATTGTGTAATGGAAAGGCTAGAATCACAAAAAGTGAAAGCATTAGAACAAGAGATCCAAAAGTATCAAATTATTGTTCATTCAATAGAACAGTCTTTAAAAGAATTAGATGAGATGGAAAGACAGTTTGTGCAGTATCGCTATTTTCAACGTTGGACCATACGAAAGATATCATTAGAGTTAGGTTATTCAGAAAGTAGTGTTCATGCTTTACGTAGACAACTGTTAAACAAGTTAGACATTAGCTTAAAAGGTATCCTATCGCTCTAG
- a CDS encoding tail completion protein gp17: MSALLNIQLALEQTLKDDAALMSKITGVYDHVPPDANYPYVVIGEATEEPLNTFAQGGMQVLAVIRIMSGALGYNECFDILKTVNDCLNQQPLVVDQYETISSVYQNAETVVEEPTDARQVQAIYRIVVQKVES, encoded by the coding sequence GTGAGTGCGCTTTTAAACATTCAACTTGCACTAGAACAAACACTGAAAGACGATGCAGCACTTATGAGCAAGATAACAGGCGTTTATGATCACGTGCCCCCAGATGCTAACTACCCATATGTTGTGATCGGTGAAGCAACAGAAGAGCCTTTAAACACGTTTGCTCAAGGTGGCATGCAAGTCTTAGCCGTTATTCGTATCATGAGTGGTGCGCTGGGTTATAACGAATGTTTTGATATTTTAAAAACTGTGAATGATTGTTTGAACCAGCAACCTCTTGTTGTGGACCAGTATGAAACGATATCCAGTGTCTATCAAAACGCTGAGACCGTTGTAGAAGAACCAACGGATGCCCGTCAGGTTCAGGCCATTTATCGTATTGTGGTGCAAAAGGTAGAGTCATAG
- a CDS encoding phage tail tube protein, with amino-acid sequence MALAGRKLKVNVSVNEGVFSEVLQLNEATMTNEGDNQDVSTFGSDFIQRIQGLKDTSYSLNGFYDPQNTTGQLAIRDAWLDNASLSIQFLPDGVTGFQQEVKVSSFEVTASAEGTVEVAIELEGTGSISGV; translated from the coding sequence ATGGCATTAGCAGGTAGAAAATTAAAAGTCAATGTATCGGTGAACGAAGGAGTATTTAGCGAGGTGCTTCAATTGAACGAAGCCACTATGACAAACGAAGGTGACAACCAGGATGTGAGTACGTTTGGGTCAGATTTTATTCAACGTATTCAAGGGCTAAAGGATACCAGTTATAGTCTCAATGGATTTTATGATCCACAAAATACAACAGGACAATTAGCCATTCGAGATGCATGGTTAGATAACGCATCCTTATCTATTCAGTTTCTCCCCGACGGTGTAACAGGTTTTCAGCAAGAGGTCAAAGTATCAAGTTTTGAGGTGACCGCTAGTGCAGAGGGGACAGTCGAGGTAGCCATTGAACTAGAAGGGACAGGAAGTATTTCTGGCGTGTAG
- a CDS encoding phage tail protein yields the protein MSNTVEQMNTMAENMVSFREEISTLFEVMSDGPFNRMAEGIKNFAAQSSSIQESRAALGELRTEASQTKSAFTETYEAFNNTQDAMGTFGEAMTQLQGNMTLSTESFGSFVTSAFAMGESLTNVGTSLMVAGTSFVSLFNTIGPLIGAIKSLGLAMSSALLSPMGLIIIAIVAVAAIIFLYWDQIKEKVMNVWNQIWTFIQPAVEAFVNFFTSQFNRVKQWWMETWPQLKQAFMNIWNAISAFISPVIKAIVSIMKWAWPFVKALIVDTWNSVKSIITSALNIVMNIISAFANLFTGNWSGLWQNIKSIASNLLTMIINLFRVSLVGKLVSIAKGLGSKLLGIFSGMWNRLKTSFLQAGKGLIDMFTRGITNAAGRVVQAAKNIAQKVRNLLPFSPAKEGPLSDLNKLDFAGPISQSIHKGIPKVQSEMKHMLKPQDIDPAIRSGNVVQTSQGGITQNITISELVVREEADVERISQRLYQYQRRSLRAAGVTV from the coding sequence GTGTCTAACACAGTCGAGCAGATGAATACGATGGCTGAAAATATGGTGTCTTTTAGAGAGGAGATAAGCACACTCTTTGAAGTGATGAGCGATGGTCCGTTTAACAGAATGGCCGAGGGCATTAAAAATTTCGCTGCTCAATCTAGCAGCATACAGGAGTCTCGGGCAGCATTAGGAGAGCTTAGAACCGAAGCGAGTCAAACCAAGAGTGCATTTACAGAAACATATGAGGCGTTCAACAACACTCAAGATGCCATGGGGACGTTCGGAGAAGCAATGACACAATTACAAGGCAATATGACGTTAAGCACGGAAAGCTTCGGAAGTTTTGTGACCAGTGCATTCGCTATGGGGGAATCCCTAACAAACGTTGGCACGAGTTTGATGGTCGCCGGGACGAGTTTCGTGAGTCTATTCAATACGATCGGCCCTCTGATAGGTGCGATCAAATCACTAGGCTTGGCTATGAGTTCGGCTCTTCTGAGTCCGATGGGATTAATCATCATTGCTATCGTTGCGGTGGCGGCGATCATCTTCTTGTATTGGGACCAGATCAAGGAGAAGGTAATGAACGTTTGGAACCAAATCTGGACGTTTATACAACCGGCCGTAGAAGCCTTTGTCAATTTCTTTACATCTCAATTTAATAGGGTGAAACAGTGGTGGATGGAAACTTGGCCTCAGCTTAAACAGGCTTTCATGAATATTTGGAATGCGATTAGTGCCTTTATCTCACCTGTGATTAAGGCCATCGTAAGCATCATGAAATGGGCTTGGCCTTTTGTCAAAGCGCTCATCGTCGATACGTGGAATAGTGTTAAAAGTATCATTACAAGTGCACTGAATATTGTCATGAATATCATCAGTGCTTTCGCCAATTTGTTTACTGGCAATTGGAGTGGGTTATGGCAGAATATTAAGTCCATTGCTTCTAATCTACTGACCATGATCATTAATCTATTCCGAGTCTCATTGGTAGGCAAACTCGTATCGATTGCAAAAGGCTTAGGATCAAAACTACTCGGTATTTTCTCTGGCATGTGGAATCGTCTAAAAACGAGCTTTTTACAGGCTGGTAAAGGATTAATCGACATGTTCACCAGAGGAATTACGAACGCAGCGGGGCGTGTCGTACAAGCGGCAAAGAATATTGCACAGAAAGTAAGAAACCTACTCCCATTCTCACCTGCAAAAGAAGGTCCATTGTCAGACCTGAATAAGTTAGACTTTGCCGGACCAATAAGCCAGTCCATTCATAAGGGCATTCCCAAAGTACAGTCTGAGATGAAACACATGCTAAAACCACAAGACATTGATCCTGCCATTCGATCAGGAAACGTGGTGCAAACATCACAAGGTGGGATTACTCAAAACATTACCATTAGTGAACTGGTGGTGCGGGAGGAAGCTGATGTTGAGCGAATATCACAACGCCTTTATCAGTATCAACGCCGGTCATTACGTGCAGCGGGGGTGACTGTTTAA
- a CDS encoding distal tail protein Dit produces MKQIGFSYKGQHSHDKGLFVTNVARPLLPTVTSKTMTIPEGQGVLYFGYQYEPLELIVDIAFEGEKASDVQGVRRELADWLSPEEGLQALIFDDEPDKKYKAVLNDTSELEQIVTMGQGTLQFLIPEPFAYAVEDDIFIFEKEGTFNIERQGTAHSYPMIEIMGSCTPSDEIEVNINDHVLSFSGRLQEEDTLVLDSQLITAKIIRANDTVESAINQLSTLAFPKTVPGQNTLEVWTTGNAILRQLKITCRSRWK; encoded by the coding sequence ATGAAACAGATCGGATTTTCTTACAAGGGTCAACATAGTCATGACAAAGGATTGTTTGTCACCAATGTCGCACGCCCTTTGTTACCGACCGTAACGTCAAAGACCATGACGATCCCTGAAGGGCAAGGTGTCCTGTACTTCGGATACCAGTATGAGCCATTGGAATTGATTGTCGATATCGCATTCGAAGGAGAGAAAGCCTCCGACGTACAAGGTGTCAGAAGAGAGCTGGCCGATTGGTTGAGTCCAGAGGAGGGGCTCCAAGCTCTCATTTTTGATGATGAACCGGATAAAAAATATAAGGCTGTTCTAAACGATACTTCTGAATTAGAACAGATCGTCACAATGGGACAAGGAACGTTGCAGTTCCTTATACCCGAACCTTTTGCCTATGCCGTAGAAGACGATATTTTTATATTTGAAAAAGAAGGAACGTTCAATATTGAGCGACAAGGGACAGCTCACTCCTACCCCATGATAGAAATCATGGGGAGCTGTACGCCTTCTGACGAGATTGAAGTTAATATAAATGACCATGTCCTGTCTTTCTCAGGGAGATTGCAGGAAGAAGACACGTTAGTGCTTGATTCGCAGCTTATCACCGCCAAAATCATCAGAGCTAACGACACGGTCGAAAGTGCGATTAATCAACTCAGTACACTGGCTTTCCCTAAGACTGTACCAGGACAGAATACCCTAGAGGTATGGACGACTGGAAATGCGATTCTAAGACAATTGAAGATCACCTGTCGCAGCAGGTGGAAATAA
- a CDS encoding phage tail spike protein: MMNSYNRIGVSRYNDMGQVRYNHFYRGMPTSVYQKLPGARPVVLDQDMNRLAVLDQVTDLIVHQEMNGTDILEFQVPFDDPKSSAIQNEHFIQLVDQQYVIRKVTKSRDDLGIKVIWVYAEALWYNLQYADPLTVYEWEDVEADKPMSDILSGTGWRVGKVDVTNRRNLSLDAGQTNRLKALREVSDLWGGTLMFHPQSRTVDLIAHEYSDPGIAIVYKKNMQKLEAEYDTQDLITRLYPYGKNDMPISDANDGREYIENYQYTNQVRVRSLKDGRFTNPYHLKEKAEDILSRLSLPRASYKITASDLSTLTGLEHEAFQLGDLVNVYDAELNVDLKTQIVKWKYNVLEPWNTELELASVQPGLEELLKSVTEVAGQLESEDTVNHQDMLNLMVFNYLLNSRADDGDAYWVNNGWKIDPQFGYSGTASFRCEGELDATKTLSQTVYPSHRSQYTLSLRASSTELQKGSNGRVGVEVVMTYTDGTRETKFLPLA, encoded by the coding sequence ATGATGAATAGCTATAACCGTATTGGCGTCTCCAGATATAACGATATGGGGCAGGTGCGTTACAATCATTTTTATAGGGGCATGCCCACGTCTGTGTATCAAAAACTACCTGGTGCACGGCCTGTCGTGTTAGATCAAGACATGAACCGGCTTGCTGTACTCGATCAAGTGACTGATTTGATCGTACATCAGGAAATGAATGGGACTGATATTTTAGAGTTTCAAGTCCCATTCGATGATCCCAAGTCAAGCGCAATACAGAACGAGCATTTCATTCAACTTGTGGACCAACAATACGTCATCCGTAAAGTGACCAAGTCACGTGACGACCTGGGTATAAAAGTGATTTGGGTCTATGCTGAGGCACTGTGGTATAACCTGCAATACGCTGATCCTTTAACAGTATACGAGTGGGAAGATGTTGAGGCTGATAAACCGATGTCGGATATATTATCGGGGACGGGATGGCGTGTGGGTAAAGTGGACGTCACAAACAGACGGAATCTTTCATTAGACGCGGGGCAGACCAATCGCCTGAAAGCTTTAAGAGAAGTATCTGATTTATGGGGTGGAACGCTTATGTTCCACCCTCAGTCTAGAACAGTGGATTTGATTGCGCATGAATATAGTGATCCAGGTATCGCCATCGTGTATAAGAAAAATATGCAAAAGTTAGAAGCGGAATATGATACACAAGATCTCATTACAAGGCTGTATCCATATGGGAAAAACGACATGCCCATTAGTGATGCGAACGATGGACGAGAATATATTGAAAACTATCAGTATACAAACCAAGTAAGAGTACGGTCGTTAAAAGATGGTCGGTTCACAAATCCCTATCATCTTAAAGAAAAAGCGGAAGACATTCTGTCCCGGTTATCACTCCCCAGAGCGTCATACAAAATCACTGCTTCAGATCTGTCCACTCTGACAGGATTAGAGCATGAGGCTTTTCAATTAGGTGATCTTGTCAATGTTTATGATGCGGAGCTCAATGTCGATCTTAAAACTCAAATTGTAAAATGGAAGTACAATGTGCTAGAGCCTTGGAATACGGAACTTGAATTGGCGTCCGTTCAGCCAGGCTTAGAAGAACTACTTAAATCCGTCACAGAGGTAGCTGGTCAATTGGAAAGTGAAGACACGGTCAATCATCAGGATATGCTAAACCTCATGGTCTTTAATTATCTCTTGAATTCTAGAGCAGATGATGGTGACGCCTATTGGGTCAACAACGGCTGGAAAATCGATCCTCAGTTTGGCTATAGTGGTACAGCCTCTTTTCGCTGTGAGGGTGAGTTAGACGCAACGAAAACGTTGAGTCAAACCGTGTACCCGTCCCATCGCAGCCAATACACTTTAAGCTTAAGAGCATCTTCAACTGAATTGCAAAAAGGGTCCAACGGTAGAGTGGGGGTAGAGGTTGTAATGACTTACACAGATGGTACACGAGAGACAAAGTTTTTACCGTTGGCGTAA